One Flavobacterium sp. 90 DNA segment encodes these proteins:
- a CDS encoding TlpA disulfide reductase family protein: MKKTLLILGFLFCFITNSKAQVVGVEVGDIAPEIDLPDTKGNNVVLSSFRGELVLVDFWASWCGPCTKEHPELIKLYNAYPDKFAIYSVSMDTKKPLWLGAITKQKLPWTQVSDLKYWKSPVVSDYMLQSVPLNFLIDKNGIIIAKNIHGNALNELVNSLLSPK; the protein is encoded by the coding sequence ATGAAAAAAACTTTACTCATTTTAGGATTCTTATTTTGTTTTATAACCAACTCAAAAGCTCAGGTTGTTGGCGTTGAAGTAGGTGATATTGCTCCTGAAATTGATCTTCCAGATACAAAAGGAAACAATGTTGTACTTTCTTCTTTTAGAGGAGAATTAGTTCTGGTTGATTTTTGGGCTTCCTGGTGTGGACCATGTACAAAAGAACATCCGGAATTGATAAAATTGTACAATGCTTATCCTGATAAATTTGCGATTTATAGTGTTTCAATGGATACTAAAAAGCCGCTTTGGTTAGGTGCAATCACAAAACAAAAACTTCCATGGACACAAGTAAGTGATTTAAAATACTGGAAATCTCCAGTAGTTTCAGATTACATGCTTCAATCTGTACCATTAAACTTTTTAATAGACAAAAACGGAATCATTATTGCCAAAAACATTCACGGAAACGCCTTGAATGAATTGGTGAATAGTTTATTATCTCCAAAATAA
- a CDS encoding metalloregulator ArsR/SmtB family transcription factor — protein sequence MENIEIFKALSNKSRLQMLEWLKEPEINFPDQLQHAGFEHGVCVGQIQAKAGLTQSTVSEYLSILQRAGFIESKRVGQWTYYKRNEGAFEALSKLIQSNL from the coding sequence ATGGAAAATATAGAAATCTTTAAAGCATTGTCTAATAAGTCCAGATTGCAAATGCTGGAATGGCTAAAAGAACCCGAAATAAACTTTCCGGATCAACTTCAGCATGCAGGATTTGAGCATGGAGTTTGTGTGGGGCAAATTCAAGCCAAAGCCGGACTGACGCAGTCAACTGTTTCTGAATACTTATCTATTTTACAACGTGCCGGATTTATAGAATCTAAACGCGTTGGACAATGGACCTATTATAAACGTAACGAAGGTGCCTTTGAAGCACTCAGTAAATTAATCCAATCTAATTTGTAA
- a CDS encoding NADH:flavin oxidoreductase — translation MSTNNLFSPFNLKTLNLKNRIVMAPMTRSFSPNGVPTDEVASYYQKRAEGQVGLILSEGTVIDRPSSSNDANVPHFYGDESLKGWKKVIEEVHAAGGSMGPQIWHMGIMDNHHSGWVPPVPFEGPSGLNRPDFSNGNIMTEKDIEDTIIAFGKAAADAKRLGFDTIEIHGAHGYLIDQFFRAETNLRTDIYGGKTLPERNRFAIEVVKEVRKQVGNDFAVIMRFSQFKPSDYNYKLAKNPQELEAWLTPLVDAGVDIVHASQRRFWEPEFEGSDLNFAGWAKKVTGAPTITVGSVGLSGDFFGAFAGESSEPTSLEELNRRFDRGDFDLVAVGRPLLSDPNWVAKIEAGKTEDLKGFSKEALGQLVLE, via the coding sequence ATGAGTACAAACAACCTGTTTTCGCCATTTAACTTAAAAACGTTAAATCTTAAAAACCGAATCGTAATGGCGCCAATGACGCGCTCATTTTCTCCAAACGGAGTTCCAACTGACGAAGTAGCTTCTTACTACCAAAAAAGAGCCGAAGGTCAAGTTGGTTTAATATTATCTGAAGGAACAGTTATCGACAGACCTTCATCTTCAAATGATGCAAATGTACCTCACTTTTATGGAGACGAATCTCTAAAAGGGTGGAAAAAAGTTATAGAGGAAGTTCACGCTGCCGGAGGTTCAATGGGACCACAAATCTGGCATATGGGAATCATGGATAATCACCATTCAGGTTGGGTTCCGCCAGTTCCTTTTGAAGGACCGTCAGGATTAAACCGTCCTGATTTCAGCAATGGTAATATCATGACTGAAAAAGATATTGAAGATACTATTATTGCTTTTGGAAAAGCTGCCGCTGATGCTAAAAGATTAGGTTTTGACACGATCGAAATTCACGGAGCACACGGTTATTTAATTGACCAATTCTTTAGAGCCGAAACTAATTTACGTACTGATATCTATGGCGGAAAAACACTTCCGGAACGTAATCGTTTTGCAATTGAAGTCGTAAAAGAAGTGAGAAAACAAGTAGGTAACGATTTTGCTGTTATCATGCGTTTCTCTCAATTTAAACCTTCTGACTACAATTATAAATTAGCTAAAAATCCACAGGAATTAGAAGCTTGGCTTACGCCTCTTGTTGATGCCGGAGTTGATATTGTACATGCTTCTCAACGCAGATTCTGGGAACCTGAATTTGAAGGTTCTGATTTGAATTTTGCTGGTTGGGCTAAAAAAGTAACCGGAGCTCCAACTATTACAGTAGGTTCTGTTGGACTTTCAGGAGATTTCTTTGGTGCTTTTGCCGGAGAAAGTTCTGAGCCAACTTCATTAGAAGAATTAAACAGACGTTTCGACAGAGGTGACTTTGATTTAGTTGCCGTTGGAAGACCTCTTTTATCTGATCCTAATTGGGTTGCAAAAATTGAAGCAGGAAAAACAGAAGACTTAAAAGGTTTTAGCAAAGAAGCTTTAGGTCAATTGGTTTTAGAATAA